In Acipenser ruthenus chromosome 6, fAciRut3.2 maternal haplotype, whole genome shotgun sequence, the following proteins share a genomic window:
- the syncrip gene encoding heterogeneous nuclear ribonucleoprotein Q isoform X5 yields the protein MATEHINGNGTEEPVDNPAVTHSEHFQTLLEAGLPQKVAEKLDEIYIAGLVAHSDLDERAIEALKEFNEEGALQVLQQFKDSDLSHVQNKSAFLCGVMKTYRQREKQGTKVSESSKGPDEAKIKELLERTSYTLDVTTGQRKYGGPPPESVHSGVQPTVGTEIFVGKIPRDLFEDELVPLFEKAGPIWDLRLMMDPLSGLNRGYAFVTFCTKEAAQEAVKLCNNHEIRPGKHIGVCISVANNRLFVGSIPKSKTKEQIVEEFGKVTEGLTDVILYHQPDDKRKNRGFCFLEYEDHKTAAQARRRLMSGKVKVWGNVVTVEWADPIEDPDPEVMAKVKVLFVRNLASTVTEEILEKTFGKYGKLERVKKLKDYAFIHFDERDGAVKALDEMNGKDLEGERIQIVFAKPPDQKRKERKAQRQAAKTQMYDDYYYYGPPHMPPPTRGRGRGGGRGGYAYPPDYYAYEDYDYYYGYDYHNYRGGYEDPYYGYEDFQGAGRGRGGRGSRGSSLARGRGAGAPRGRVGFSPRGGPGSARGARGTRGGAQQRGRGVRGARGGRGGNVGGKRKADGYNQPDSKRRQTNNQNWGSQPIAQQPLQGKRGRGRS from the exons ATGGCCACAGAACATATTAATGGAAATGGTACTGAAGAACCAGTGGACAACCCTGCAGTTACCCATTCTGAACACTTCCAGACTTTATTAGAAGCTGGTTTACCACAGAAAGTTGCTGAAAAACTAGATGAAATTTACATAGCAG gGCTGGTAGCTCATAGTGACCTAGATGAAAGAGCAATTGAGGCCTTGAAAGAGTTTAATGAAGAAGGTGCTCTGCAAGTACTACAGCAGTTCAAGGACAGTGATCTGTCACATGTTCAA aacaAAAGTGCCTTCCTGTGTGGAGTAATGAAGACCTACAGACAGAGGGAGAAACAGGGGACCAAAGTGTCAGAATCCAGTAAAGGACCAGATGAAGCAAAAATAAAA GAACTTTTGGAAAGAACAAGCTATACACTTGATGTGACTACAGGACAGAGGAAATATGGTGGCCCCCCACCAGAGTCTGTGCATTCAGGAGTGCAGCCTACTGTTGGCACAGAG ATTTTTGTGGGCAAAATTCCAAGAGACTTGTTTGAAGATGAACTTGTTCCACTGTTTGAGAAGGCGGGGCCCATTTGGGACCTGCGTCTCATGATGGATCCCCTAAGTGGCCTGAACAGGGGTTATGCCTTTGTCACTTTCTGCACGAAAGAAGCGGCTCAGGAGGCTGTTAAACTG TGTAATAACCATGAAATTCGCCCAGGAAAACACATTGGTGTGTGCATCTCTGTAGCCAATAACAGACTGTTTGTCGGCTCTATCCCCAAGAGTAAAACAAAGGAACAAATTGTAGAAGAATTTGGCAAAGTCACAG AGGGTCTTACAGATGTTATACTGTACCATCAGCCAGATGACAAAAGAAAGAACAGGGGGTTTTGCTTCTTGGAATATGAAGATCATAAAACTGCTGCCCAGGCAAGACGCCGGTTAATGAGCGGAAAAGTGAAAGTCTGGGGCAACGTTGTAACTGTTGAATGGGCTGACCCAATTGAAGATCCTGATCCGGAGGTTATGGCCAAG GTAAAGGTATTGTTTGTGCGAAACCTTGCAAGTACGGTAACAGAAGAAATATTGGAAAAGACATTTGGCAAGTATGGCAAATTGGAACGTGTAAAGAAACTGAAAGACTACGCTTTCATTCACTTCGATGAACGAGATGGTGCTGTAAAG GCTTTAGATGAAATGAATGGAAAAGATTTGGAAGGAGAACGTATCCAAATTGTTTTTGCTAAGCCACCAGACCAGAAGAGGAAAGAACGCAAGGCTCAGAGACAAGCTGCTAAAACTCAAAT GTATGACGATTACTATTATTATGGTCCCCCTCACATGCCACCTCCCACGAGAGGCAGAGGTCGTGGAGGAGGTAGAGGAGGCTATGCCTACCCTCCTGATTACTACGCCTATGAAGATTATGATTACTACTATGGCTATGATTACCACAATTACCGCGGTGGATACGAAGACCCTTACTATGGCTATGAAGATTTTCAGGGAGCTGGTAGAGGAAGAGGGGGTAGAGGATCAAGGGGCTCTTCCCTAGCCAGAGGCCGCGGAGCTGGTGCTCCTCGGGGCAGGGTTGGCTTCTCCCCGCGTGGTGGTCCTGGATCAGCAAGAGGCGCCCGTGGTACCAGAGGAGGCGCTCAACAAAGAGGCCGCGGGGTACGTGGTGCGAGGGGTGGCCGCGGTGGAAATGTAGGAGGAAAGCGCAAAGCTGATGGGTACAACCAGCCAGATTCCAAGCGGCGCCAGACCAATAATCAGAACTGGGGCTCTCAACCCATTGCTCAGCAACCGTTGCAAG
- the syncrip gene encoding heterogeneous nuclear ribonucleoprotein Q isoform X8, which produces MKTYRQREKQGTKVSESSKGPDEAKIKELLERTSYTLDVTTGQRKYGGPPPESVHSGVQPTVGTEIFVGKIPRDLFEDELVPLFEKAGPIWDLRLMMDPLSGLNRGYAFVTFCTKEAAQEAVKLCNNHEIRPGKHIGVCISVANNRLFVGSIPKSKTKEQIVEEFGKVTEGLTDVILYHQPDDKRKNRGFCFLEYEDHKTAAQARRRLMSGKVKVWGNVVTVEWADPIEDPDPEVMAKVKVLFVRNLASTVTEEILEKTFGKYGKLERVKKLKDYAFIHFDERDGAVKALDEMNGKDLEGERIQIVFAKPPDQKRKERKAQRQAAKTQMYDDYYYYGPPHMPPPTRGRGRGGGRGGYAYPPDYYAYEDYDYYYGYDYHNYRGGYEDPYYGYEDFQGAGRGRGGRGSRGSSLARGRGAGAPRGRVGFSPRGGPGSARGARGTRGGAQQRGRGVRGARGGRGGNVGGKRKADGYNQPDSKRRQTNNQNWGSQPIAQQPLQGGDHSGNYGYKSENQEFYQDSYGQQWK; this is translated from the exons ATGAAGACCTACAGACAGAGGGAGAAACAGGGGACCAAAGTGTCAGAATCCAGTAAAGGACCAGATGAAGCAAAAATAAAA GAACTTTTGGAAAGAACAAGCTATACACTTGATGTGACTACAGGACAGAGGAAATATGGTGGCCCCCCACCAGAGTCTGTGCATTCAGGAGTGCAGCCTACTGTTGGCACAGAG ATTTTTGTGGGCAAAATTCCAAGAGACTTGTTTGAAGATGAACTTGTTCCACTGTTTGAGAAGGCGGGGCCCATTTGGGACCTGCGTCTCATGATGGATCCCCTAAGTGGCCTGAACAGGGGTTATGCCTTTGTCACTTTCTGCACGAAAGAAGCGGCTCAGGAGGCTGTTAAACTG TGTAATAACCATGAAATTCGCCCAGGAAAACACATTGGTGTGTGCATCTCTGTAGCCAATAACAGACTGTTTGTCGGCTCTATCCCCAAGAGTAAAACAAAGGAACAAATTGTAGAAGAATTTGGCAAAGTCACAG AGGGTCTTACAGATGTTATACTGTACCATCAGCCAGATGACAAAAGAAAGAACAGGGGGTTTTGCTTCTTGGAATATGAAGATCATAAAACTGCTGCCCAGGCAAGACGCCGGTTAATGAGCGGAAAAGTGAAAGTCTGGGGCAACGTTGTAACTGTTGAATGGGCTGACCCAATTGAAGATCCTGATCCGGAGGTTATGGCCAAG GTAAAGGTATTGTTTGTGCGAAACCTTGCAAGTACGGTAACAGAAGAAATATTGGAAAAGACATTTGGCAAGTATGGCAAATTGGAACGTGTAAAGAAACTGAAAGACTACGCTTTCATTCACTTCGATGAACGAGATGGTGCTGTAAAG GCTTTAGATGAAATGAATGGAAAAGATTTGGAAGGAGAACGTATCCAAATTGTTTTTGCTAAGCCACCAGACCAGAAGAGGAAAGAACGCAAGGCTCAGAGACAAGCTGCTAAAACTCAAAT GTATGACGATTACTATTATTATGGTCCCCCTCACATGCCACCTCCCACGAGAGGCAGAGGTCGTGGAGGAGGTAGAGGAGGCTATGCCTACCCTCCTGATTACTACGCCTATGAAGATTATGATTACTACTATGGCTATGATTACCACAATTACCGCGGTGGATACGAAGACCCTTACTATGGCTATGAAGATTTTCAGGGAGCTGGTAGAGGAAGAGGGGGTAGAGGATCAAGGGGCTCTTCCCTAGCCAGAGGCCGCGGAGCTGGTGCTCCTCGGGGCAGGGTTGGCTTCTCCCCGCGTGGTGGTCCTGGATCAGCAAGAGGCGCCCGTGGTACCAGAGGAGGCGCTCAACAAAGAGGCCGCGGGGTACGTGGTGCGAGGGGTGGCCGCGGTGGAAATGTAGGAGGAAAGCGCAAAGCTGATGGGTACAACCAGCCAGATTCCAAGCGGCGCCAGACCAATAATCAGAACTGGGGCTCTCAACCCATTGCTCAGCAACCGTTGCAAGGTGGTGATCATTC